From the uncultured Trichococcus sp. genome, one window contains:
- a CDS encoding TIGR02678 family protein, which yields MPATSEEIREGLSTLFENFWIIRETDKDAYHQLLRIENDLKRVIQRIFGLRLIVHAKFIKLEKIPFESKDWMGITAFNGPMDYALFACAMAYTEDKSEGEAFLINELVEELNLFYPERDLLDWTNFNHRKSLVRVLNVMTDMQLIDTIEGKTDDFATDESNEVLYKVSPYSKYFMRSYPEDITRFQDWRELVQMERERADDETSTVAFRRLMMEPAILRTEENDRLFYYLRNQQQYIHAFFEKNTPYTFELTKDVAMLTLEERLKQQTYFPMLKSADESLLQLAELVRGSEYAADAYGCIHLSKNQWLALIGQHATQNRKGWSKEYRESGDKKLARLMLENGIKWRFFAEDGDGNVTILPTFARNTGKYPQDFLQRLSSQNDLPEEEFDGDEGDSSEQNE from the coding sequence ATGCCGGCAACCAGTGAGGAAATCCGCGAGGGACTCAGTACCCTCTTTGAAAATTTTTGGATCATACGGGAAACCGATAAGGACGCCTACCACCAGCTTTTGCGCATCGAAAACGACTTGAAGCGCGTCATCCAGAGAATATTCGGGCTGCGGTTGATCGTGCATGCCAAATTCATCAAGCTGGAAAAAATCCCTTTCGAATCCAAGGATTGGATGGGCATCACGGCTTTCAACGGGCCGATGGACTATGCCTTGTTTGCCTGCGCGATGGCCTATACGGAGGACAAAAGCGAAGGCGAAGCGTTTTTGATCAATGAACTCGTCGAGGAGCTGAACCTGTTTTATCCTGAACGGGACCTCCTGGACTGGACCAATTTCAACCACCGAAAAAGTCTGGTGCGCGTCCTGAACGTGATGACTGACATGCAACTGATCGATACGATCGAGGGCAAGACCGATGATTTTGCGACTGATGAGTCAAACGAGGTCCTTTACAAAGTCAGTCCCTACAGCAAATATTTCATGCGTTCCTATCCGGAAGACATCACCCGATTCCAAGATTGGCGGGAATTGGTGCAGATGGAAAGGGAGCGCGCTGATGACGAGACGAGCACGGTCGCTTTCAGGCGGTTGATGATGGAACCGGCTATCCTGCGCACCGAAGAAAACGACAGACTGTTTTATTACCTGCGCAACCAACAACAGTACATCCATGCTTTTTTCGAAAAAAATACGCCGTACACCTTCGAGTTGACGAAGGATGTGGCGATGCTGACGCTTGAGGAACGATTGAAGCAACAGACCTATTTCCCGATGCTGAAATCCGCTGATGAGAGCCTGCTGCAGCTGGCGGAGCTGGTCCGCGGTTCGGAATATGCAGCTGACGCGTATGGATGCATCCACCTTTCGAAAAATCAATGGCTGGCTCTGATCGGCCAGCATGCCACCCAGAACCGGAAGGGCTGGTCGAAGGAATACCGCGAGAGCGGCGATAAGAAACTGGCCAGACTGATGCTGGAGAACGGCATCAAGTGGCGTTTCTTTGCGGAGGACGGAGACGGGAACGTCACGATCCTCCCGACATTTGCGCGCAATACAGGAAAGTACCCGCAGGACTTCCTTCAGAGATTGTCGTCGCAAAACGATTTGCCTGAGGAAGAATTTGATGGAGATGAGGGAGACAGCAGTGAACAAAACGAATAA
- a CDS encoding TIGR02677 family protein, giving the protein MSILADAIEYSKINEASYLSADNFQRYRTIMHYFYQQHRKMNDLLYRGDVLEYMQSLGGFAGYSEKELDQDLTSLVGWQNLETRQEMSEPKSIAEYKNKHFRYQISETSIAIEEMLEKLSGKTGHSRGALDKNTFERFLSAIRELDQQSDEKELFNIWQDTVTHFTSIKTNTSDYIGYLNSERTESQMQTEAFLVFKDQFVFYLRDFIVTMQNTSYQIQHALQGVSKDKLFLVARCVINHEKEIPRFDDTVLDEEKLTAELLGIWDTMLAWFIDGQGKSSEYSSLMKQTNQAISKITRMIQRFSDRMQQHQSRKKDYIHLADWFLKCRSVEEAHQLSSQVFGAFHTQHYYVKPSETSNKFADIWDIPATVHETIPRIREYRERTSATAFTRNTQAKKEAVAAHLQQRQELEKSLQHYIQNGKIDLLEHPYMDAPIRKLLLKWLSLSFQNEERTIATEFGQVFAIRVDKSKKVTLESEDGFLEMPNVVYTLIDKEKIGGERNAGNQ; this is encoded by the coding sequence GTGAGTATTCTGGCCGACGCAATCGAGTACAGTAAAATAAATGAAGCAAGCTATCTATCCGCGGACAATTTCCAGCGCTACCGCACCATCATGCATTATTTCTATCAGCAGCATCGGAAGATGAACGATTTGCTGTACCGCGGGGATGTGCTGGAGTATATGCAGAGTCTGGGAGGGTTTGCGGGCTACTCCGAAAAAGAATTGGATCAGGATCTGACCAGCCTAGTGGGGTGGCAAAATTTGGAGACCCGTCAGGAAATGAGCGAACCCAAGAGCATAGCGGAATACAAAAACAAACATTTCCGCTACCAAATTTCCGAAACCAGCATCGCTATCGAAGAGATGCTGGAGAAATTGAGCGGCAAGACCGGCCACAGCCGAGGTGCCTTGGATAAGAACACGTTTGAAAGGTTCCTGTCGGCCATCAGGGAATTGGATCAACAGTCCGACGAGAAGGAACTGTTCAACATTTGGCAGGACACCGTCACGCATTTTACAAGCATCAAAACCAATACATCCGACTACATCGGCTATCTGAACAGCGAACGGACGGAAAGCCAGATGCAGACGGAGGCATTCCTGGTATTCAAAGACCAGTTCGTCTTTTATCTGCGGGACTTCATCGTTACAATGCAGAACACTTCCTATCAGATCCAGCACGCTTTGCAGGGCGTATCCAAAGATAAACTGTTTCTAGTCGCCAGATGTGTCATCAACCATGAGAAAGAGATTCCTAGGTTTGATGACACGGTTCTGGATGAGGAAAAATTGACGGCGGAGCTTTTGGGGATTTGGGATACGATGCTTGCTTGGTTCATCGATGGGCAAGGGAAGTCCAGTGAGTACAGTTCCTTGATGAAACAGACCAATCAGGCCATCAGCAAAATCACCCGGATGATCCAACGTTTCAGCGACCGCATGCAGCAGCATCAGAGCCGGAAAAAGGACTATATCCATTTGGCCGACTGGTTCCTGAAATGCCGGTCCGTTGAGGAAGCGCATCAGCTTTCCTCGCAGGTCTTCGGCGCCTTCCATACGCAGCACTATTATGTGAAGCCTTCCGAAACCAGCAACAAATTCGCGGATATCTGGGATATTCCGGCAACCGTCCATGAAACGATTCCGCGGATCAGGGAGTACCGGGAACGGACAAGCGCCACCGCTTTCACCCGCAATACCCAGGCGAAGAAAGAGGCCGTCGCGGCCCATCTGCAACAACGCCAGGAACTTGAAAAATCCCTGCAGCACTATATCCAGAACGGGAAAATCGATCTGCTCGAACATCCCTATATGGATGCGCCGATCCGGAAACTATTGTTGAAATGGCTGAGCCTGTCCTTCCAGAACGAGGAACGGACCATCGCAACCGAATTCGGCCAGGTTTTCGCGATCAGGGTGGACAAGAGCAAAAAGGTCACATTGGAATCCGAAGATGGCTTCTTGGAGATGCCGAATGTCGTCTATACGCTGATCGACAAGGAAAAGATAGGGGGTGAAAGGAATGCCGGCAACCAGTGA
- a CDS encoding fructose bisphosphate aldolase — MNKEQFDIMKNRKGFIAALDQSGGSTPKALALYGIPEDSYTGEEEMFTLVHEMRSRIITSPAFSSEHILGAILFEQTMDRKVDGLYTADYLWEKKGIVPFLKVDKGLDTEADGVQLMKPNPDLAALLARANERHIFGTKMRSVIKSANREGIKKVVAQQFEVGKQILAAGLIPIIEPEVDIHSTDKAESEAILKEELVSALDALNPDQFVMLKLSIPSVDDFYKELIAHPQVLRVVALSGGYSRKEANEKLTHNPGLIASFSRALSEGLSADMTDDEFRTSLAESIQSIYDASIV; from the coding sequence ATGAACAAAGAGCAATTCGATATCATGAAAAATCGCAAAGGTTTCATTGCAGCGTTGGACCAAAGCGGCGGCAGCACGCCCAAGGCACTGGCGCTGTACGGTATTCCGGAAGATAGCTACACCGGCGAAGAAGAGATGTTCACGCTTGTCCATGAGATGCGCTCCCGCATCATCACCTCGCCGGCATTCAGTTCGGAACATATCCTGGGTGCCATCCTGTTCGAGCAGACGATGGACCGCAAAGTAGATGGCCTCTATACAGCCGACTACCTTTGGGAAAAGAAAGGCATTGTGCCTTTCCTCAAAGTCGATAAAGGACTCGATACGGAAGCGGATGGCGTCCAGTTGATGAAACCGAATCCCGATCTGGCTGCCCTGCTTGCGCGCGCAAACGAACGACACATCTTCGGGACAAAGATGCGTTCCGTGATCAAATCAGCCAATCGTGAAGGCATCAAAAAAGTCGTCGCCCAGCAGTTCGAAGTCGGCAAGCAGATCCTTGCGGCCGGACTGATCCCGATCATCGAACCGGAAGTCGACATCCACAGCACGGACAAAGCTGAATCGGAAGCGATCCTGAAAGAGGAATTGGTGTCGGCGCTGGATGCGCTGAATCCAGATCAGTTTGTGATGCTGAAGCTTTCGATTCCGAGCGTAGATGATTTCTACAAGGAACTGATTGCCCATCCGCAAGTGTTGCGGGTCGTGGCATTATCCGGCGGCTATTCGCGGAAAGAAGCCAACGAAAAATTGACCCACAATCCCGGATTGATCGCGAGCTTCTCGCGGGCGTTATCCGAAGGACTGAGTGCCGACATGACGGATGATGAATTCCGGACCAGCTTGGCCGAATCGATCCAATCCATCTATGACGCGTCGATTGTTTGA
- a CDS encoding nuclease-related domain-containing protein: protein MAYKDRIKPELLRIYEILLTRTKISKDAYYYFLNLKKGFDGESLFDEYTKQFKIDHLFLNDLQLEVRNSSFQIDALMISTKVLVLYEIKNFEGLYHWGKEKFTRTSGTFLENPTMQLEKTKVRLELLLLEKGYSLKVEAYVIFVNPEFTLLGAPSDANFILPSQILGHFRNVQAPAQLNAEQIKLAEMLANQHDPIYPRKNPQYNYSDLSKGIICPECGTLSKNYSGYFHSCNKCGKKVNVKKAIQSSIEDFRTLFPKDKLTSSCIMDWCSCGNQKRIYRILRNDYQMIGKNRGRYYG, encoded by the coding sequence ATGGCATACAAAGACCGGATTAAGCCTGAACTCCTGCGCATATATGAAATACTACTCACACGAACTAAAATTTCAAAAGATGCTTACTACTATTTTCTCAACCTTAAAAAAGGATTCGATGGAGAATCTTTGTTTGATGAGTACACAAAACAATTTAAAATAGATCACCTGTTTCTGAATGATCTTCAGTTGGAAGTCAGAAATTCATCATTTCAAATAGATGCTTTGATGATTTCTACCAAAGTGCTTGTGCTGTATGAAATCAAAAATTTTGAGGGTCTCTATCACTGGGGAAAAGAAAAATTCACAAGAACATCTGGTACTTTTTTGGAAAACCCAACGATGCAATTGGAGAAAACGAAGGTCCGTCTGGAACTTTTACTGTTGGAAAAAGGGTATTCGTTGAAGGTGGAGGCATATGTCATTTTTGTCAATCCAGAATTCACTTTGCTGGGAGCACCCAGTGACGCAAATTTTATTCTCCCTAGCCAGATTCTCGGGCATTTTCGTAACGTACAGGCTCCAGCTCAACTTAATGCTGAACAAATTAAACTGGCCGAAATGCTTGCAAACCAGCATGACCCAATTTACCCAAGAAAAAACCCGCAATATAATTATTCTGATTTAAGCAAAGGCATCATTTGCCCAGAATGTGGAACTTTATCGAAGAACTATAGCGGTTATTTCCACTCTTGCAACAAATGTGGGAAGAAAGTAAACGTCAAAAAGGCCATACAATCCAGTATCGAGGATTTTCGGACATTGTTCCCGAAAGATAAATTGACGTCCAGCTGTATAATGGACTGGTGTAGTTGCGGAAACCAAAAGCGCATCTATAGAATTCTCAGGAATGACTACCAAATGATAGGAAAAAACCGCGGCCGCTACTACGGCTGA
- a CDS encoding amino acid ABC transporter permease — protein MMESIRTVFTPSNVSFMMQGLKLALLISVGVVILSIIFGTVLGLLRNYEKKVFGKLAGAYIELFRNTPLLLWMLSCSFLIPGSTITLKGSFALFLYTSAVVAEIVRGGLNSIPKGQFEAAHSQGFSFMQSLWYIILPQAFKKIVPSLLSQVITTIKDTSFLAGLGIMEFTRSGQVILGKVTKTSEVFLVYAFLALVYFIICFTLSAVVRNWHKRNAEHA, from the coding sequence ATGATGGAATCGATCAGAACAGTCTTCACACCTTCGAATGTGTCGTTCATGATGCAAGGGTTGAAATTGGCATTGCTGATTTCGGTCGGCGTTGTCATCCTTTCGATCATCTTCGGTACGGTATTGGGCCTGTTGCGTAATTATGAGAAAAAAGTATTCGGGAAGCTGGCCGGTGCCTACATCGAGCTCTTCCGGAATACACCGTTATTATTATGGATGCTTTCCTGCTCTTTCTTGATACCGGGCAGCACAATCACCTTGAAAGGGTCTTTTGCCCTATTCCTGTACACATCGGCTGTCGTAGCCGAAATTGTGCGCGGCGGATTGAATTCGATACCGAAAGGGCAATTTGAAGCTGCCCATTCCCAAGGATTCTCATTCATGCAGTCTTTGTGGTACATCATTTTGCCGCAAGCCTTCAAGAAAATTGTCCCTTCACTGTTGTCGCAAGTGATAACTACGATTAAGGATACTTCTTTCTTGGCCGGTCTGGGGATCATGGAATTCACAAGAAGCGGACAAGTCATCCTCGGAAAAGTGACGAAAACATCAGAAGTGTTTTTGGTCTATGCTTTCCTGGCGTTGGTATACTTCATCATCTGTTTCACGCTTTCGGCAGTCGTCCGAAACTGGCACAAGCGCAATGCAGAACATGCTTAA
- a CDS encoding amino acid ABC transporter permease translates to MRSTNPFALWRWESLLENSSDIGAGFIRTLQVAVLALLLALVIGVVVGTMSTAKGRLPRAVARIYVEMFQNIPLVIQIFFMYNGLAMAGLVLSEFTIGVVGVGLYHGAYIAEVVRAGILAVPKGQEEAAYSEGFNYVQTMRYIILPQMVKIILPPLTNQAVNLIKNTSVLAIIAGADLMYVADSYASYSLNYGPAYAVAGLLYFLLCFPLATFARKYEQKLKDNDTVVVNVGVDIPEVME, encoded by the coding sequence ATGAGAAGTACCAATCCATTCGCTCTCTGGCGTTGGGAAAGCCTTCTTGAAAACAGCAGCGACATTGGAGCCGGATTTATCCGGACACTCCAAGTCGCTGTGTTGGCGTTATTGCTGGCTTTGGTCATCGGGGTTGTCGTGGGGACCATGTCCACGGCAAAAGGCCGATTGCCTCGTGCTGTTGCCAGAATATACGTGGAAATGTTTCAGAATATCCCGTTGGTCATCCAAATCTTCTTCATGTACAACGGGCTTGCCATGGCAGGCTTGGTGCTGAGTGAATTTACGATCGGGGTAGTCGGTGTAGGGCTGTATCACGGTGCCTACATCGCTGAAGTCGTTCGTGCAGGTATCCTCGCTGTTCCGAAAGGCCAAGAAGAGGCAGCTTACTCAGAGGGCTTCAACTATGTCCAAACAATGCGTTACATCATCTTGCCGCAGATGGTCAAAATCATTTTGCCGCCTTTGACCAATCAAGCTGTCAATTTGATCAAAAATACTTCCGTGCTGGCGATTATCGCCGGAGCGGACCTGATGTATGTAGCCGATTCTTATGCTTCCTACAGTCTGAACTACGGACCTGCTTATGCAGTTGCCGGATTGCTTTACTTCCTGCTTTGCTTCCCGCTTGCAACATTTGCGCGGAAATACGAGCAAAAACTGAAAGACAATGATACGGTTGTCGTCAACGTTGGCGTGGATATTCCGGAGGTGATGGAATGA
- a CDS encoding transporter substrate-binding domain-containing protein yields MKKKNLWVSLCLSAALFLGACGSDASDTADSANGAATDASGQVTVESIKEAGVLKVGVKEDVPNFGLRNTETNEIEGFEIDIAKKIAEEILGDAEAIELTPVTAKTRGPLLDNGEVDMIIATFTVTEERKETYNFSDAYYVDAVGLLVKKAKGYTGLADMDGAKIGVAQSSTTADAINAEAEQYGISLNYSEYATYPEIKAALDSGRVDAFSVDRSILAGYLDDSTQILKDRFATQDYGVAIKKSNTELATSVNELITAWGEDGTLDGLITEWGLGE; encoded by the coding sequence ATGAAAAAGAAAAATCTATGGGTTTCATTATGTTTATCAGCTGCATTGTTCTTGGGTGCGTGCGGCAGCGATGCTTCAGATACAGCAGATTCTGCAAATGGTGCTGCAACGGATGCTTCCGGTCAAGTAACCGTTGAATCAATCAAAGAAGCTGGCGTATTGAAAGTCGGCGTCAAAGAAGATGTACCGAATTTCGGATTAAGAAACACCGAAACGAATGAAATCGAAGGTTTTGAAATCGACATCGCCAAGAAAATCGCTGAAGAAATCTTAGGCGATGCTGAAGCGATCGAACTGACACCAGTAACCGCCAAAACGCGTGGTCCATTATTGGATAACGGCGAAGTCGATATGATCATCGCTACATTTACGGTAACAGAAGAACGTAAAGAAACTTACAACTTCTCTGATGCTTACTATGTGGATGCAGTCGGCCTTTTGGTTAAGAAAGCTAAAGGCTACACAGGATTGGCTGACATGGATGGCGCTAAGATCGGGGTTGCCCAAAGCTCAACAACTGCTGATGCGATCAATGCTGAAGCTGAGCAATACGGCATTTCCTTGAACTACTCAGAATACGCGACTTACCCAGAAATCAAAGCTGCATTGGATTCCGGCCGTGTGGATGCATTCAGCGTGGACAGATCCATCTTGGCGGGCTACTTGGATGATTCAACTCAAATCCTGAAAGACCGCTTCGCTACACAAGATTATGGTGTTGCGATCAAGAAATCAAATACAGAATTGGCAACGTCTGTTAATGAATTAATCACTGCATGGGGAGAAGACGGCACCCTTGATGGATTGATTACTGAGTGGGGCTTGGGCGAATAA
- a CDS encoding amino acid ABC transporter ATP-binding protein yields MIKLEHVNKYFGANHVLKDINLEVAEGEKVVIIGPSGSGKSTTVRCMNFLEEPTDGKVFIDGEEVTPKNKLDIVRHSSAMVFQQFNLYPHMTVLGNLTIGPMKLQGKTKKEAEEMAYEYLDIVGLREKANVYPSTLSGGQQQRVAIARALCSQRKIILFDEPTSALDPETVQEVLDVMIKLSSMNITMVVVTHEMGFARQVADRVIFMADGMIIEEGTPEHFFDNPTNERTKAFLGKILR; encoded by the coding sequence TTGATTAAGTTAGAGCACGTAAATAAGTATTTCGGCGCCAACCATGTGTTGAAGGATATCAACCTGGAAGTTGCCGAAGGGGAAAAAGTGGTCATTATCGGGCCTTCCGGTTCCGGTAAGAGTACAACAGTCCGTTGTATGAATTTCCTCGAAGAGCCTACAGACGGAAAAGTTTTTATAGACGGCGAAGAAGTCACGCCTAAAAATAAGTTGGATATTGTGCGCCATTCCTCTGCAATGGTTTTTCAACAATTTAATCTGTATCCACATATGACAGTGTTAGGGAACCTGACAATCGGCCCTATGAAGCTGCAAGGCAAAACCAAAAAAGAAGCGGAAGAAATGGCTTACGAATATTTGGATATCGTCGGTTTGCGCGAAAAGGCGAACGTCTATCCTTCAACGCTTTCAGGCGGTCAACAACAAAGGGTTGCGATCGCAAGAGCGCTTTGCTCACAGCGGAAAATCATTCTTTTTGATGAACCGACTTCGGCATTGGACCCTGAGACGGTTCAGGAAGTATTGGATGTCATGATCAAACTTTCCAGCATGAACATCACAATGGTTGTCGTGACGCATGAAATGGGCTTTGCGAGACAGGTTGCCGATCGGGTCATCTTCATGGCTGACGGCATGATCATAGAGGAAGGCACTCCGGAGCACTTCTTCGATAATCCGACAAATGAGCGGACAAAAGCTTTTTTGGGTAAAATTTTAAGATAA
- a CDS encoding haloacid dehalogenase-like hydrolase — MPEKHNKILSSKNWAPHTHQALNAVIAAYGNQNSSFDPADPPYVVFDFDNTSAIMDIEDTLMLYMLLHLDYRLTPDQFHAILTDGLENIGATLETRLDPSNPLATIGNIAADIKTAYAWLYAHYEGFMQGGTLSLEEAKKSSYYEEFAAKIRLFYTVINGDFKRKAGYPWMTYLFAQRTSEDLRQLAYQSISYWLQYGNFERVTLTSPAELPSKAGVIVSHYDTGLAFPNELKELYHVLKTNGIVVYVISASPADVVQVAATHPDFGYGLDNEHVIGMYYKKDENGLIQPCMQPGKNITKGPGKTAVITEQLMPKHNEKQPLMLFGDSTGDYDMMMELQDVKLCVLFNRYLNDDTQKLAREAFRTIGDANPRIVLQGRDENKGRLRPSEKTILLGTEEEVLIHEV, encoded by the coding sequence TTGCCAGAAAAACATAATAAAATTCTTTCTTCCAAAAACTGGGCACCGCATACGCACCAAGCGCTGAATGCTGTCATCGCTGCCTACGGGAACCAAAACAGTTCATTCGACCCAGCTGACCCTCCTTATGTCGTATTTGATTTCGACAATACTTCCGCCATCATGGATATAGAAGATACCTTGATGCTTTACATGTTGTTGCATCTGGATTACCGCTTGACACCCGATCAGTTCCACGCGATTTTGACGGATGGTCTCGAGAATATCGGTGCAACGTTGGAGACGCGCCTCGATCCGAGCAACCCGCTGGCTACCATCGGCAACATTGCGGCTGACATCAAAACGGCTTACGCTTGGCTGTATGCTCATTATGAAGGTTTCATGCAAGGCGGGACCCTGTCGCTCGAAGAAGCAAAAAAATCTTCTTATTATGAAGAATTCGCCGCAAAAATCCGCCTGTTCTATACGGTCATCAACGGCGACTTCAAACGAAAAGCCGGCTATCCATGGATGACTTACCTTTTCGCGCAACGCACCAGCGAAGATTTGCGCCAACTGGCTTACCAATCCATCTCCTACTGGCTGCAGTACGGCAACTTCGAACGCGTTACCTTGACGAGCCCGGCTGAACTGCCGAGCAAAGCCGGCGTCATCGTTTCCCATTACGATACCGGTTTGGCTTTCCCGAACGAACTGAAGGAACTCTACCATGTGCTGAAGACGAACGGCATCGTCGTCTACGTCATTTCGGCTTCACCGGCGGATGTCGTCCAGGTTGCCGCAACACATCCGGACTTCGGTTACGGGTTGGACAACGAGCACGTCATCGGCATGTATTACAAAAAGGATGAAAACGGCCTGATCCAACCGTGCATGCAGCCGGGCAAAAACATCACCAAGGGTCCCGGAAAAACTGCCGTCATCACGGAGCAACTGATGCCGAAGCATAACGAAAAACAGCCGCTGATGCTCTTCGGGGACAGCACCGGCGACTACGATATGATGATGGAACTGCAGGACGTCAAACTCTGTGTCCTCTTCAACCGCTACCTGAACGATGACACCCAAAAATTGGCGCGCGAAGCCTTCCGCACCATCGGGGATGCGAATCCGCGCATCGTTCTGCAGGGACGCGACGAAAACAAAGGCCGCCTGCGCCCTTCCGAAAAGACAATCCTTCTGGGAACCGAGGAAGAAGTACTGATCCACGAAGTATAG
- a CDS encoding CehA/McbA family metallohydrolase — MNYYAIELHSHTNHSDGGFTTEELLGSAQDFGYDILTITDHNTVAPYEEWKKNQSWAGGLLVIPGIEWTTYFGHMLVLGSKQMIDWRTAELDSIDTRISEIKDSGGIVGIAHPFSIGSPICTGCRWEFEVQNYDNVDFIELWNRINPDESFRSRLAYEMWTDLLKKGHRISCSAGRDWHRIESELDNTALTYIGLRELTEDGVKESLENGNFYITLGPRLQMQIEQCGRLHHLGQELHSGAAKLQVRLESILQEKLRNFGFKGERIVVIQNEEVVAEIELKENQSREVPLTLHPGYVRLELYGEAKGERDRLLVIGNPFYVRDGVPAIPHIEQTRGALT; from the coding sequence ATGAATTATTATGCAATCGAACTGCACTCGCACACGAATCACAGCGACGGAGGCTTTACTACCGAGGAACTGCTGGGAAGCGCCCAGGATTTCGGTTATGATATCCTGACGATCACCGACCACAATACGGTCGCGCCTTATGAGGAATGGAAAAAGAATCAGTCCTGGGCGGGCGGGCTGCTGGTCATCCCGGGGATCGAATGGACGACCTACTTCGGCCATATGCTCGTCCTCGGTTCGAAGCAGATGATCGATTGGCGAACGGCCGAGCTGGACAGTATCGATACCCGCATCAGCGAAATCAAAGACAGCGGGGGCATCGTCGGCATAGCGCATCCTTTTTCGATCGGCAGCCCGATCTGTACTGGATGCCGATGGGAATTTGAGGTCCAGAATTATGACAACGTCGACTTCATCGAATTATGGAACCGGATCAACCCGGATGAAAGCTTCCGGAGCCGGTTAGCGTACGAAATGTGGACGGATCTGCTGAAGAAAGGCCACCGGATTTCCTGCAGCGCCGGCCGCGATTGGCACCGCATCGAAAGCGAATTGGACAACACTGCGCTAACCTATATCGGATTGCGGGAGCTGACGGAAGACGGCGTCAAGGAGAGCCTGGAGAACGGCAACTTTTACATCACACTCGGGCCACGCTTGCAGATGCAGATCGAACAGTGCGGCCGCCTCCATCACCTTGGGCAGGAACTCCATTCTGGAGCCGCAAAGCTGCAGGTCAGGCTCGAGTCGATTTTGCAGGAGAAATTGCGGAACTTCGGCTTCAAAGGAGAACGGATCGTCGTCATTCAAAATGAGGAAGTCGTCGCAGAAATCGAGCTGAAAGAAAATCAGTCAAGGGAAGTTCCTCTGACGCTCCACCCGGGGTATGTCAGGCTGGAACTTTATGGGGAAGCGAAGGGCGAAAGGGACCGGCTGTTGGTGATCGGCAATCCGTTCTATGTGCGGGATGGTGTGCCTGCCATCCCGCACATAGAACAAACAAGGGGCGCCCTCACCTGA
- a CDS encoding glycerophosphodiester phosphodiesterase: MSYLTAHSGSDGLADNSMEFVAFFSNKQQVSAIEVDVRMNKECQLVLHHDILGEGQHYVALEDVFAYISRENSPIRINCDLKETGLEEAVYGLAKKYALWPQVELSGTVACRYLANWRDQILMNIENGMDDALHGEHIGRWGENVLLEALAKLARSHAKVININHQLFTDAVQEKGKQLALEFSLWTVNDLIAIEKYEKQNIYNITTRKTWAYIQQKGVQAG, encoded by the coding sequence TTGTCCTATCTAACAGCGCATTCCGGCAGTGACGGATTGGCGGACAACAGTATGGAGTTTGTTGCATTCTTCAGCAACAAGCAGCAAGTTTCAGCCATCGAAGTCGATGTTCGGATGAACAAGGAATGTCAGCTTGTTCTGCATCACGATATATTGGGGGAGGGGCAGCATTATGTCGCCTTGGAAGATGTGTTTGCATACATCTCAAGGGAAAATAGCCCGATCCGCATCAATTGCGACCTAAAGGAAACCGGCCTGGAAGAGGCCGTATACGGATTGGCCAAAAAATACGCTCTATGGCCGCAAGTCGAGCTTAGCGGAACGGTGGCTTGCAGGTATCTGGCTAATTGGCGCGATCAGATTTTGATGAACATCGAAAACGGTATGGATGATGCGCTACATGGCGAGCATATCGGGAGATGGGGAGAAAATGTGTTGTTAGAAGCGTTGGCCAAACTGGCCCGCAGCCATGCGAAAGTCATCAACATCAATCATCAGTTGTTCACCGATGCCGTGCAGGAAAAAGGTAAGCAGTTGGCGTTGGAGTTTTCCCTGTGGACTGTGAACGATTTGATCGCAATCGAAAAGTACGAAAAGCAAAACATTTACAACATCACGACCAGAAAAACCTGGGCCTACATCCAACAGAAAGGGGTGCAGGCAGGATGA